Proteins found in one Paenibacillus dendritiformis genomic segment:
- a CDS encoding CAP domain-containing protein, giving the protein MKNTLKKVAVTSAIALAPVLAAGSAFAAPQTDAVQAQSPNCYMVKVNGVNVKAVIPDPAKTTDWQAWLDNLVKEWNNQSNSDSKKPVVKQPTSQNPGSVVNKPESKPAPAPADTKPAKPAPSTDKGTATEKSDFANQVVDLVNKERAKAGLNPLKSDEKLTKVAMIKAQDMYDNNYFDHQSPTLGSPFDLMKAQGVQYRTAGENIAKGQRSPEEVMNAWMNSEGHRQNILNPNYTAIGVAYYNGEWVQEFTG; this is encoded by the coding sequence ATGAAGAATACACTCAAAAAAGTCGCAGTAACCAGCGCCATCGCGCTAGCTCCAGTCTTGGCGGCCGGTTCCGCCTTCGCGGCGCCGCAGACAGATGCAGTCCAGGCGCAAAGCCCGAATTGCTATATGGTCAAAGTCAATGGCGTCAATGTGAAGGCCGTTATTCCGGATCCAGCGAAGACCACAGATTGGCAAGCTTGGTTGGATAACCTGGTGAAGGAATGGAATAATCAATCTAATAGTGACAGCAAGAAGCCGGTAGTGAAGCAGCCGACATCGCAAAATCCAGGCAGCGTCGTTAACAAGCCGGAATCCAAGCCGGCGCCTGCTCCAGCCGACACGAAGCCGGCCAAGCCAGCCCCAAGCACGGATAAGGGCACGGCAACGGAGAAGTCCGACTTCGCGAATCAAGTGGTGGATCTGGTCAACAAAGAACGGGCCAAAGCCGGCCTGAATCCGCTTAAGTCGGATGAGAAGCTGACGAAGGTAGCGATGATTAAGGCGCAAGATATGTATGACAACAACTATTTTGACCATCAATCGCCGACGCTTGGTTCGCCGTTCGATCTGATGAAGGCGCAAGGCGTTCAATACCGCACTGCTGGCGAGAACATCGCCAAAGGCCAGCGCTCGCCTGAAGAGGTTATGAACGCTTGGATGAACAGCGAAGGCCATCGCCAAAACATTTTGAATCCTAACTATACAGCGATTGGCGTCGCTTACTACAATGGTGAATGGGTTCAAGAGTTCACTGGCTAA
- a CDS encoding BsuPI-related putative proteinase inhibitor, which translates to MHSFRYERREKIEMKQISRLALGLFIAGMMALPAGTQAEPRTIEPDSIEAANNELSRADLAVLLAELFGLDTKKTSTTFADAAEHWATAQGAIPAVIEAGLMKGTDAEHFRPDRSVTYQEIIAALVRGYQLDEIAAPAFDQAQSPSYKSSAWASRYIHAAVALSIVKDDLDFRKPISELTAKKLAEQFQEAVRISPLETKLEVGRTKQGEALLTFIVTNISHEELVLPFSSSQRYDFKVTDSAGKVVYQASKDKFYLTVLGEETVLPGKSLTYRESVNLQQGQTYTVEFWLVTEHKGYLKQQIQL; encoded by the coding sequence ATGCATTCATTCCGATATGAGAGAAGGGAGAAGATTGAGATGAAGCAGATAAGCAGGCTTGCCCTTGGATTGTTCATTGCCGGCATGATGGCCCTTCCGGCAGGGACACAGGCCGAACCCCGGACCATTGAGCCCGACAGCATAGAAGCAGCGAACAACGAGCTGAGCCGGGCTGATCTGGCGGTCTTGCTGGCCGAGCTCTTCGGTCTGGATACGAAGAAGACGAGCACGACATTCGCGGATGCGGCCGAACACTGGGCGACGGCCCAAGGGGCCATTCCCGCCGTCATCGAAGCCGGACTCATGAAGGGGACGGATGCCGAACATTTCCGGCCGGATCGAAGCGTAACCTATCAGGAGATTATCGCTGCGCTCGTACGGGGATACCAGCTTGACGAGATTGCCGCGCCAGCATTCGATCAGGCGCAGTCACCGTCTTACAAGAGCTCGGCCTGGGCGTCCCGCTATATTCACGCGGCCGTAGCCTTGTCGATCGTCAAAGACGATCTTGACTTCCGTAAGCCGATCTCCGAGCTAACGGCTAAGAAGCTGGCGGAGCAGTTCCAGGAGGCCGTCCGGATCTCGCCGCTGGAGACGAAGCTGGAAGTCGGCCGCACCAAGCAAGGAGAGGCGCTTCTGACGTTCATCGTAACCAACATATCGCATGAAGAGCTGGTTCTTCCGTTCAGCTCCTCGCAGCGCTATGACTTCAAGGTGACGGACTCGGCGGGCAAAGTGGTATATCAGGCCTCCAAGGACAAATTTTATTTAACCGTATTGGGAGAGGAGACGGTGCTCCCCGGGAAATCGCTGACATACCGCGAGTCTGTGAATCTGCAGCAGGGTCAAACCTATACGGTAGAGTTCTGGCTGGTAACCGAACATAAGGGGTACTTGAAGCAGCAGATCCAATTATAA
- a CDS encoding FUSC family protein — MAFGARVLKTGIAVTLALYISQYFQFKTPVIAAVAAIFAMQPSIYRSWRYFLDQLQTNTLGAAIALLAGMAFSNEPIAVGIVCIVVIIICLKMKMEETVGLTLVTVISVMEASGQWDFALGRFALTLIGIGSAFLINILFFPPNPQAQFIGQIQNVFSRMSLLLRTAISDEMKESAFRVEKQGLEDSLKSISDKYKLFEEETKKLKRAKYRHTRRIVVYKQLLNTLRKGIEVLNIIEEHYFQSARTKESDLFFDRHLELLIKCHEHVLLKFEDKVKPDSGEIANLERENDRFMTQALQHGADGPEGALRLSIVAASLYEYGHQISRLDRLVGHVDKEEDKGLLQSLL; from the coding sequence ATGGCTTTTGGCGCCCGGGTGTTGAAGACGGGGATCGCCGTTACGCTCGCCTTATACATCAGTCAATATTTTCAATTCAAAACGCCGGTGATTGCCGCAGTGGCGGCCATCTTCGCCATGCAGCCGTCCATCTACCGGTCATGGCGTTATTTTCTCGATCAGCTGCAGACGAATACACTAGGGGCCGCAATTGCCCTGCTGGCCGGGATGGCGTTCTCGAACGAGCCGATTGCGGTCGGGATTGTGTGCATCGTGGTTATCATTATCTGTCTTAAGATGAAGATGGAGGAGACGGTAGGGCTCACGCTGGTCACCGTCATCTCCGTCATGGAAGCATCAGGGCAATGGGACTTCGCGCTGGGGCGGTTCGCGCTGACGCTGATTGGTATCGGTTCGGCATTTCTAATCAATATTTTGTTCTTCCCGCCGAATCCGCAGGCGCAATTTATCGGGCAGATTCAGAATGTATTCAGCCGGATGTCGCTTCTGCTGCGTACCGCCATCTCGGATGAGATGAAGGAGAGCGCGTTCCGCGTCGAGAAGCAGGGGCTGGAGGATTCCTTGAAATCGATCTCGGACAAGTACAAGCTGTTCGAGGAGGAGACGAAGAAGCTGAAGCGGGCCAAATATCGGCATACGCGCCGCATCGTCGTGTACAAGCAGCTGCTGAACACGCTGCGCAAAGGCATCGAGGTGCTGAACATCATCGAGGAGCATTATTTCCAGTCCGCCCGGACGAAGGAATCCGATCTGTTCTTCGATCGCCATCTGGAGCTGCTTATTAAGTGTCATGAGCATGTTCTGCTCAAGTTCGAGGACAAGGTCAAGCCCGACAGCGGCGAGATTGCCAATCTGGAGCGGGAGAACGACCGCTTCATGACCCAGGCGCTGCAGCACGGCGCGGATGGACCGGAAGGAGCGTTGCGGTTGTCTATCGTGGCTGCGTCCTTATATGAATACGGCCACCAGATCAGCCGGCTTGACCGCCTGGTCGGACATGTGGATAAAGAAGAAGATAAGGGTCTGCTGCAAAGCTTGCTGTAG
- a CDS encoding MFS transporter has protein sequence MSEARRKYNGPLVILMMNMFVTMVGMGLIIPILPSYLQEFGGGGQAMGYLVAAFGLTQFLFSPIAGEWSDKYGRKILIVSGVGIFALSQIVFALADQMWMLYLSRLLGGLGAALLTSPMMAYIADITTEDERAKGMGLFGASMTLGVVIGPGIGGLLAEYGIRVPFYFAAGLAVAGTLLSLIFLPETLPPDKRIAIQQSKTGPRSTMVQQFLASFKAPYFVLLALVFTMSFGLQNFESIFGLYFDGKLGFTPKQISLIITFGALIGVIMQAVLIERLLRRFGEKKVLHACFILAGASMVVTLFVRQFAAIFAVTLLFFAATAIIRPALNTLLSKMAGNEQGFVAGMNTAYMSLGNIIGPSIAGILYDVNTNIPYVFGAAILLLSTMILANWKRSGKGEVPSSTASM, from the coding sequence ATGTCGGAAGCAAGGCGGAAGTACAACGGACCATTGGTCATCTTGATGATGAACATGTTCGTGACGATGGTAGGAATGGGGTTGATCATCCCGATTCTGCCTTCTTATTTGCAGGAATTCGGCGGCGGAGGGCAGGCAATGGGCTACCTGGTTGCCGCTTTTGGGCTGACCCAGTTCCTGTTCTCCCCCATTGCGGGGGAATGGTCGGATAAATACGGCCGCAAAATATTGATTGTAAGCGGGGTCGGAATCTTCGCTTTGTCGCAAATTGTGTTCGCTTTGGCGGATCAGATGTGGATGCTGTATCTGTCCCGCCTTCTAGGCGGCTTGGGTGCGGCATTGTTAACTTCGCCGATGATGGCGTATATTGCCGATATTACGACCGAGGATGAGCGGGCCAAGGGGATGGGACTGTTCGGCGCCTCCATGACGCTGGGGGTTGTCATCGGTCCGGGCATCGGGGGGTTGCTGGCGGAATACGGCATTCGCGTTCCCTTCTACTTCGCCGCCGGGTTAGCCGTAGCCGGAACGCTGCTCTCCCTGATCTTCCTGCCCGAGACACTGCCTCCGGACAAGCGGATCGCGATACAGCAGAGCAAGACTGGGCCGCGGTCGACTATGGTGCAGCAATTTCTGGCATCCTTTAAGGCGCCGTACTTTGTGCTCCTTGCGCTTGTTTTTACGATGTCATTCGGCCTGCAAAATTTCGAATCGATATTCGGATTGTACTTCGACGGCAAGCTCGGCTTCACGCCAAAGCAAATCTCGCTTATTATTACGTTCGGCGCATTGATTGGGGTTATCATGCAGGCGGTTCTGATCGAGCGGCTGCTGCGCCGCTTCGGCGAGAAGAAGGTGCTGCATGCTTGTTTCATTCTGGCCGGCGCATCGATGGTAGTGACGCTCTTTGTCCGTCAATTCGCCGCGATTTTTGCGGTGACGCTGCTGTTCTTTGCCGCTACCGCGATCATTCGGCCAGCGCTGAACACGCTGCTGTCCAAAATGGCGGGCAACGAACAAGGCTTTGTCGCCGGCATGAATACGGCGTATATGAGTCTGGGCAATATTATCGGGCCGTCGATTGCCGGAATTTTATATGACGTGAATACTAATATTCCATACGTGTTCGGAGCCGCGATTTTATTGCTCAGCACAATGATTCTTGCTAACTGGAAGCGAAGCGGAAAAGGGGAGGTTCCATCCTCGACGGCGTCCATGTGA
- a CDS encoding TetR/AcrR family transcriptional regulator, with amino-acid sequence MEDRSADKKKHILQSAMKLFATQGYVQTTMQEIAQYCKMSKGSVYQHYASKEELLLSIFKYYFRLLYDRVQIIKRDPLLTPRERMKKKIEVHMVMLSEYPEFTTMQMRENAGFANKEIHQFLQQVSLDNTRSIMNDLTDMYGNAISPYKLDLTLLLNGIITTYLNVILLEEVTVKLDRLSDYALDLVDLNAQKLLQSRPEPFMKEEDWPALLHAIRQEPQKAMHPLVLVQKMREELSRQNLPPQRYQDAIDSLAVLEKELMEIQPRRVIVLGMLANLNRVETLRPVCDQLETAVQHLNRL; translated from the coding sequence ATGGAGGATCGTTCGGCAGATAAAAAGAAGCATATTTTGCAGTCAGCGATGAAGCTGTTTGCTACGCAAGGCTATGTGCAGACGACGATGCAGGAGATAGCTCAATATTGCAAAATGTCCAAGGGCAGCGTATATCAGCATTACGCTTCCAAAGAAGAACTTTTGTTAAGCATATTCAAATATTATTTCCGTCTGCTCTATGATCGGGTACAGATCATTAAACGGGATCCGTTATTGACACCCCGTGAACGGATGAAAAAGAAGATCGAAGTCCATATGGTGATGTTATCCGAATATCCCGAGTTCACCACGATGCAAATGCGGGAAAATGCCGGGTTCGCCAATAAAGAGATTCATCAATTTTTGCAGCAGGTCAGTCTTGATAACACCCGGAGCATCATGAATGATCTGACGGATATGTACGGGAACGCCATCTCGCCCTACAAGCTCGATCTGACCTTGCTGCTGAACGGAATCATTACCACCTACTTAAACGTGATCTTGCTGGAGGAGGTTACGGTGAAGCTGGACCGCCTCAGTGATTACGCGCTTGACCTGGTCGATCTGAACGCACAAAAGCTGCTGCAATCCCGGCCGGAACCGTTCATGAAGGAGGAGGATTGGCCGGCGCTTCTTCATGCGATCCGCCAGGAGCCGCAGAAAGCGATGCATCCGCTCGTCCTGGTCCAGAAAATGCGCGAAGAGTTGAGCCGGCAGAACCTCCCGCCCCAACGATACCAGGATGCCATTGATTCGCTTGCGGTACTGGAGAAGGAGCTAATGGAGATTCAGCCGCGGCGGGTCATCGTATTGGGGATGCTCGCCAATCTGAACCGGGTGGAGACGCTGCGCCCTGTCTGCGATCAACTGGAGACGGCCGTGCAGCACTTGAATCGGCTGTAA
- a CDS encoding alpha/beta fold hydrolase, with protein MKREVTGVPIARLNGVSLHYHVRGKGVPIIWIHPPLLTSENFNYQMAQLSDSFRLITFDIRGHGYSGTSDEPITYRLIVEDMLALMDKLGVKQAYVGGYSTGGSIALQALLSAPERFLGGVLISAMSEASDWWLRGRIRAAAALTRWKAKSLMSWAVTWGNADSRLTYKNLQRAARRGNNANWRQYYQYSLNYNCTDLLQEIKAPVLLIYGQSDRSFHKYALILHHGLSNSQLYWIPKAKHQIPTKNALEMNWLIEQWVKNRCKTLPEEREEALAWSGHLYDADRDAPEEHMQH; from the coding sequence ATGAAGAGAGAGGTGACCGGGGTGCCGATTGCCCGCTTGAACGGTGTCAGCCTGCACTATCATGTGCGAGGCAAAGGGGTGCCCATCATCTGGATCCATCCTCCATTATTGACATCGGAAAATTTCAATTACCAGATGGCCCAACTGTCCGACAGCTTCCGTCTGATAACGTTCGATATCCGGGGCCACGGATACAGCGGAACGTCCGATGAGCCGATCACGTACCGGCTCATCGTTGAGGATATGCTCGCCCTGATGGATAAGCTGGGCGTGAAGCAAGCGTATGTCGGCGGCTACTCTACCGGAGGATCGATCGCACTGCAGGCGCTCTTGTCCGCCCCGGAGAGGTTCCTCGGCGGCGTGCTGATCAGCGCGATGTCCGAAGCGAGCGATTGGTGGCTGCGCGGCCGCATTCGCGCGGCCGCAGCCTTGACCCGCTGGAAGGCCAAGTCGCTGATGTCGTGGGCAGTCACGTGGGGGAACGCCGACAGCCGCCTTACCTATAAGAATCTTCAGCGAGCGGCCAGGAGAGGAAATAATGCCAACTGGAGGCAATACTACCAGTACAGCTTGAACTACAATTGCACGGATCTGCTGCAGGAAATAAAGGCGCCGGTGCTGCTCATCTACGGGCAGAGCGACCGAAGCTTTCACAAATATGCGCTTATCCTGCATCATGGCCTGTCGAACAGCCAATTGTACTGGATCCCGAAGGCGAAGCATCAAATTCCGACCAAAAATGCATTGGAGATGAACTGGCTGATAGAGCAGTGGGTGAAGAACCGCTGCAAGACGCTGCCCGAGGAGCGGGAAGAAGCGTTGGCATGGTCGGGGCATTTGTATGATGCCGACAGGGATGCTCCGGAAGAACATATGCAGCATTGA
- a CDS encoding histidine phosphatase family protein, whose amino-acid sequence MNRENDPRDTVVIFIRHAESEYAAGREQERGLTEQGMKDARRVSEMLAMEPIDHVYSSPYVRAILTVQPLADARGLTVRPVDELHERRIAGDDHPLTASQFIAAKRRAFEDFTYAEPGGESSEAAQSRAVPSLLGLIRRHDGQRIAIGTHGDIMTLMMNYFDSGYGYDFWKGTSMPDIYRCTFRGENLVEVERKW is encoded by the coding sequence ATGAACAGGGAGAACGATCCGCGCGATACCGTTGTCATTTTTATCCGGCATGCGGAGTCGGAATACGCGGCAGGCCGTGAACAGGAACGGGGATTGACCGAGCAGGGGATGAAGGACGCTCGGCGTGTCAGCGAGATGCTTGCCATGGAGCCGATTGATCATGTCTATTCCAGTCCGTACGTCCGGGCGATCTTGACGGTTCAACCGCTGGCTGACGCGAGGGGACTGACGGTGCGCCCGGTTGATGAACTCCATGAACGGCGCATCGCAGGCGACGATCACCCGTTAACTGCGAGTCAATTCATCGCGGCGAAGCGAAGAGCGTTCGAAGATTTCACCTATGCGGAACCTGGAGGCGAATCAAGCGAAGCCGCCCAGTCCAGGGCCGTTCCTTCCTTGCTCGGATTGATACGCCGGCATGATGGGCAGCGGATTGCGATCGGAACGCATGGCGATATTATGACGCTGATGATGAACTATTTTGATTCCGGATACGGATACGATTTCTGGAAGGGGACGAGCATGCCTGATATATACCGCTGCACTTTCCGCGGCGAGAATCTTGTGGAAGTCGAACGGAAGTGGTAG
- a CDS encoding 3-hydroxyacyl-ACP dehydratase FabZ family protein: MIDKKRNAITDRLPHRYPFLMVDCVTDIQEGQWAKGTKKVTGTEWYFAAEGSERTMPHTMIVEALAQLGALAAMGQGGRLGFLSSIKGAEFCGHASPGDCLDMEYTLIKARRGFVVGRGQAAVEGKVIVSVDEIMVYIFE; encoded by the coding sequence ATGATAGACAAGAAGCGCAATGCAATAACGGATCGGCTGCCGCACCGGTATCCGTTCCTGATGGTGGATTGCGTTACCGACATTCAAGAAGGGCAGTGGGCGAAGGGCACCAAAAAAGTCACCGGAACGGAATGGTATTTCGCCGCTGAAGGGTCGGAACGGACGATGCCGCATACGATGATCGTCGAAGCTTTGGCCCAGTTGGGCGCGTTGGCGGCGATGGGACAGGGCGGCAGACTGGGCTTTTTGTCATCCATCAAGGGGGCGGAGTTCTGCGGACATGCCTCACCGGGGGACTGCCTTGACATGGAGTATACGCTAATTAAGGCAAGGCGCGGCTTTGTTGTAGGCCGCGGTCAGGCCGCGGTAGAGGGTAAAGTCATTGTGAGCGTGGATGAGATTATGGTATATATATTTGAATAG
- a CDS encoding ABC transporter substrate-binding protein, translated as MKKSWVIFLCLLLSLTVVLSACSGGDAAEPSKEPAQKEQGNEPEKKDDGEKASEPEESEFVNEGIVKASDPGKSPATATSRKDTLIIGMQAPAGIFHPLYAETTYDNYVADTLFKSLLEVQKDGTYAPMLAEKYEVSPDNLTHTYKLKEGLKFSDGSPLTTEDVAFTITVLHDKSYDGPTDIIRSAKIKGGKEYFDGKATSVEGIKIIDPLTIEFTTIEPSALAQSNIGSAGIISKAYYGKNYKQGDLSYMHELFTKPLGTGPYKLENFVAGQEVTFVTNENYFKGAPKIPKLIYKFTNEETNAQLLQTGETDMDFISANLDNFELLQSMGFLDITLFPTNGYGFIAFNHNRAKFQDQKVRQALTYGLDREQIVDAVYQGYAEVINVPQSKLSWSYTDEVNKYEFNLEKAKQLLDEAGWKVGTNGIREKDGEKFTINFAATSPNVVNDAIIPVAQANYKELGIEFVAEQMDFNAVVEKRKKGDFDMLFLAVGLTPDPQVGQNSFLTDGSQNEIGYSNPKVDELFEKGGKTLDIEERKAIYKELYQELNEDLPYIFMYQRRDMWGNNARFTGLDMSPYRNFSYGVDSLSIN; from the coding sequence GTGAAGAAAAGTTGGGTTATTTTTCTATGCTTGCTGTTGTCGCTAACGGTAGTGCTCTCGGCATGCAGCGGTGGCGATGCCGCGGAACCGTCCAAGGAACCGGCTCAAAAGGAGCAGGGCAATGAGCCGGAGAAGAAGGATGATGGAGAGAAGGCTTCCGAACCGGAGGAGTCTGAGTTCGTCAATGAAGGGATTGTAAAGGCTTCCGATCCGGGCAAGTCGCCGGCGACCGCCACGTCCCGGAAAGACACTCTCATCATCGGCATGCAGGCGCCAGCCGGAATCTTCCATCCGCTATACGCGGAGACAACCTATGATAATTACGTCGCCGACACGTTATTCAAATCACTGCTGGAAGTGCAGAAGGACGGGACGTATGCCCCGATGCTGGCGGAGAAGTATGAAGTTTCCCCAGATAATCTGACCCACACGTACAAGCTGAAGGAAGGCTTGAAATTCAGCGACGGCTCGCCGTTGACGACGGAAGACGTCGCCTTCACGATAACTGTCTTGCATGACAAGTCGTATGACGGCCCCACAGACATTATCAGAAGCGCCAAGATCAAGGGGGGCAAGGAGTATTTTGACGGCAAAGCAACCTCCGTTGAAGGCATCAAGATTATCGATCCTCTTACCATTGAATTCACCACGATTGAACCTAGCGCACTAGCACAGTCCAATATAGGCTCGGCTGGCATCATCTCTAAAGCCTATTACGGCAAAAATTACAAACAGGGCGATTTGAGCTATATGCACGAACTATTCACGAAGCCGCTTGGCACTGGGCCATACAAGCTGGAAAATTTCGTGGCCGGCCAAGAAGTAACGTTTGTCACCAATGAGAACTACTTCAAGGGCGCACCGAAAATTCCGAAGCTGATCTACAAGTTTACGAATGAAGAGACGAACGCCCAACTGCTGCAGACCGGGGAGACGGATATGGACTTCATCTCCGCGAATCTCGACAACTTCGAGCTGCTGCAATCGATGGGTTTCCTCGATATTACGCTCTTCCCGACCAATGGTTACGGCTTCATCGCCTTCAATCATAACCGGGCGAAGTTCCAGGATCAAAAGGTGCGGCAGGCCTTGACGTATGGTCTGGACCGCGAACAAATCGTGGATGCTGTATACCAAGGCTACGCCGAGGTCATCAACGTACCGCAATCGAAGCTGTCCTGGTCGTATACCGATGAAGTGAACAAGTACGAATTTAATCTCGAAAAGGCGAAGCAACTGCTCGATGAGGCGGGCTGGAAGGTCGGCACGAACGGCATTCGCGAAAAAGACGGGGAGAAATTCACGATCAACTTTGCGGCCACTTCGCCGAACGTCGTCAACGACGCCATTATTCCGGTGGCGCAAGCGAATTACAAAGAACTGGGCATCGAATTCGTTGCCGAGCAGATGGATTTCAACGCAGTTGTAGAGAAGCGGAAGAAAGGCGATTTCGATATGCTGTTCTTGGCCGTCGGGCTAACTCCAGATCCGCAAGTGGGTCAAAATTCTTTTCTTACTGACGGCTCGCAGAACGAAATCGGTTACTCTAACCCAAAAGTCGACGAGCTGTTCGAAAAGGGCGGCAAAACGCTGGATATTGAAGAGCGGAAAGCGATCTACAAGGAGCTGTATCAGGAGCTTAATGAAGACCTGCCATATATCTTTATGTACCAGCGCCGCGATATGTGGGGGAACAATGCCCGCTTCACGGGATTGGATATGAGCCCTTACCGCAACTTCTCTTATGGGGTAGATTCATTGTCGATTAATTAA
- a CDS encoding group II intron maturase-specific domain-containing protein, translating into MMERLELTLHPEKTRIVGLWTGEEGFDFLGMHHRKTKAETGQGQVYCTTQQWLCRKAEKHIREVVKERLAPPRMRHVTFEEQVKWLNPKIQGWKNYYSTPYSAKWMSKLDWYIRIRLTKWYAKKRQRNRWRSSGQEVKLLCQMHGLKTLL; encoded by the coding sequence ATGATGGAGCGTCTGGAACTGACCCTGCACCCAGAGAAAACGCGGATAGTGGGGCTATGGACGGGGGAAGAAGGATTTGACTTCCTCGGCATGCACCACCGAAAGACGAAAGCGGAAACCGGACAAGGCCAAGTATATTGCACGACCCAGCAATGGCTCTGCAGGAAGGCAGAGAAGCACATACGGGAAGTGGTGAAGGAGCGGCTAGCACCGCCGAGAATGAGGCATGTCACATTCGAAGAACAGGTCAAGTGGTTGAATCCGAAAATCCAAGGCTGGAAGAACTACTACTCGACGCCATACAGCGCGAAGTGGATGTCCAAGTTGGACTGGTACATCCGTATACGACTGACAAAGTGGTATGCGAAGAAACGCCAACGTAATCGCTGGCGCAGTTCCGGACAAGAAGTGAAGTTGCTGTGTCAAATGCATGGATTAAAGACGTTATTGTGA